From one Methanobrevibacter woesei genomic stretch:
- a CDS encoding transglutaminase domain-containing protein — protein sequence MRNRGGNISLKYKTFIASVLIVFFVSLGAVYASDADNVTIDNSNLIQDDSMLSSYNLEVSSNNSISENNLISSHNDNLIENSSSSSESYDENINNDNSSYVEEDYPINVEDAQNTQIISEDTNSTNNDLNSTNQTYFDSENLILYYKNGTQWIITLYDNNGNPLANQNVSFIINGGIYYRVTDEFGNAYLNINLNPGNYSITSIFNGNEFYAGTNITNNITVLPTISGSDVVKYYKNGTQYYAVALDGNGNPLVGVDITFNINGVMYTRVTNEEGIAMLSINLNPGNYIITAIHPNGLMISNNVTVLPTISGSDVVKYYKNGTQYYAVALDGNGNPLVGVNVTFNINGVMYTRVTNEEGIAMLSINLNPGNYIITAIHPNGLMISNNITVLSTVMGEDIIKEYRNGTQYYAVALDGNGNPLVGVNVTFNINGVMYTMVTNEEGIAKLNINLDPGNYIITVIHPNGQMISNNIVIIPANIVITSNTTILVGNDKKYTVTLKTVGGSPVSSAEVYFYINNNRYVVVTNELGEATLDLSSLPLGEYTIEIVFAGDYRFNSANASDNLLLINSTTILDGEDIVIEYQDGSTFDVYLTDLEGNPLVGETIIFQINGVTYKVVTDENGKASFDCRNLTPGIYNITYSYSTKGQPDYNNLSSTITVTKQTVDISGDDIVLLPGDGSYFEVLVTSKDGTPLSNVAVDIIINGVTYSRYTDENGIARLQINLGIGYYDVYYAVTDDLYSANNGSNKILVNGSIMTSNETSVNFGSDSYFTVKITDAYGRPIVGATIRFVISNGETLYAVTDENGIARISLSDLPIGDYNISYFYDVENAFKQSGMNSVHVVGSISIDDMISAAETVKEYIENNHALPETVVVGSFTYTMSEFLYLLAVATINMDQGNFDNIFAIDVDSPDSPVSSGSLGNLYDYASVAQAIVDFINQNGKAPNSINSNLGDIGYENLIYAFARVVAYYGNNGVMPNYVAIKSVSTIDVPDSPLNSPNTITNLDPYKGATTNCQVNDPAIQSLAQSLTEGITGELEKATAIYNYVRDNIRYATYWDTAYGAKGTLDRKIGNCCDQAHLLSALLRASGFATRYVHGVCSFTSGSTYGHVWVQVLIGDTWVVADPTSSRNSLGDVNNWNNYGYTLNGYYATLPF from the coding sequence ATGAGAAATAGAGGTGGAAATATTTCTTTAAAATATAAAACGTTTATTGCATCTGTTTTAATTGTGTTCTTTGTTTCATTGGGCGCAGTTTATGCATCAGATGCAGATAATGTTACTATTGATAATTCAAATTTAATTCAAGATGACTCTATGTTATCTTCATATAATTTAGAAGTTTCTAGTAATAATTCTATCTCAGAAAATAATTTAATTAGTTCTCATAATGATAATTTAATTGAGAATTCTTCTAGTTCTAGTGAAAGCTATGATGAGAATATTAATAATGATAATTCTAGTTATGTAGAGGAGGATTATCCTATTAATGTAGAAGATGCTCAAAATACACAAATTATTTCTGAGGATACAAACTCTACAAACAATGATTTAAATTCTACTAATCAAACTTATTTTGATTCAGAAAATCTTATATTATATTATAAGAATGGTACACAATGGATTATAACTTTATATGATAATAATGGTAATCCACTAGCTAATCAAAATGTTTCTTTTATTATAAATGGTGGGATTTATTATCGTGTTACTGATGAATTTGGTAATGCTTATTTGAATATTAATTTAAACCCAGGTAATTATTCAATTACTTCAATTTTTAATGGTAATGAATTCTATGCTGGTACAAATATAACTAATAATATTACTGTACTTCCTACTATTTCTGGTAGTGATGTTGTTAAGTATTATAAGAATGGTACTCAGTATTATGCTGTTGCTTTGGATGGTAATGGTAATCCTTTAGTTGGTGTTGATATTACTTTTAATATTAATGGTGTTATGTATACTAGGGTTACTAATGAAGAGGGTATAGCTATGCTTAGTATTAATTTAAATCCGGGTAATTACATTATTACTGCTATTCATCCAAATGGTTTAATGATTTCTAATAATGTTACTGTACTTCCTACTATTTCTGGTAGTGATGTTGTTAAGTATTATAAGAATGGTACTCAGTATTATGCTGTTGCTTTGGATGGTAATGGTAATCCTTTAGTTGGTGTTAATGTTACTTTTAATATTAATGGTGTTATGTATACTAGGGTTACTAATGAAGAGGGTATAGCTATGCTTAGTATTAATTTAAATCCGGGTAATTACATTATTACTGCTATTCATCCAAATGGTTTAATGATTTCTAATAATATTACTGTACTTTCCACAGTTATGGGTGAAGATATTATTAAAGAGTATAGAAATGGTACTCAGTATTATGCTGTTGCTTTGGATGGTAATGGTAATCCTTTAGTTGGTGTTAATGTTACTTTTAATATTAATGGTGTTATGTATACTATGGTTACTAATGAAGAAGGTATAGCTAAACTTAATATTAATTTAGATCCAGGTAATTATATTATCACTGTTATTCATCCAAATGGACAAATGATATCAAATAATATTGTAATTATTCCTGCAAATATTGTTATTACTTCTAATACAACTATTCTTGTGGGAAATGACAAAAAATATACTGTTACTCTAAAAACTGTAGGAGGTTCTCCTGTATCTTCAGCAGAAGTTTATTTCTACATAAATAATAATAGATATGTAGTTGTAACTAATGAGTTAGGTGAAGCAACTTTGGATCTTTCTAGTTTGCCTTTAGGTGAATACACTATTGAAATTGTATTTGCTGGTGATTATAGATTTAATTCTGCAAATGCTTCAGATAACCTTCTTTTAATTAATTCTACCACTATTTTAGATGGTGAAGATATTGTTATTGAATATCAAGATGGTTCAACTTTTGATGTTTATTTAACTGATTTGGAGGGTAATCCGTTAGTTGGTGAAACTATTATATTCCAAATTAACGGTGTAACTTATAAAGTGGTTACTGATGAAAATGGTAAAGCAAGTTTTGATTGTAGAAATTTGACTCCAGGTATATACAATATTACTTATTCCTATTCAACAAAAGGACAACCTGATTATAATAATCTTTCAAGCACCATTACTGTCACTAAACAAACTGTTGACATCTCTGGTGATGATATTGTTCTTTTACCTGGTGATGGTTCTTACTTTGAGGTTTTAGTAACTTCTAAAGATGGAACTCCTTTAAGTAATGTTGCTGTTGATATTATTATTAATGGTGTTACTTATTCAAGGTATACTGATGAAAATGGTATTGCAAGATTGCAGATTAATCTTGGTATTGGTTATTATGATGTATACTATGCTGTAACTGATGATTTATATTCAGCTAATAACGGTTCTAATAAGATATTAGTTAATGGATCCATTATGACATCTAATGAGACATCTGTCAATTTTGGTTCTGATAGTTACTTTACTGTTAAAATAACTGATGCTTATGGAAGACCTATTGTTGGTGCTACTATTCGTTTCGTTATTAGCAATGGTGAAACCTTATATGCAGTTACTGATGAAAATGGTATTGCTAGGATTAGTTTAAGTGACTTACCTATTGGAGATTATAATATATCATATTTCTATGATGTTGAAAATGCTTTTAAACAAAGTGGTATGAATTCTGTTCATGTTGTAGGTTCAATTTCTATTGATGATATGATTTCTGCAGCTGAAACTGTTAAAGAGTACATTGAAAATAATCATGCACTACCTGAAACTGTTGTTGTAGGTTCTTTTACTTATACCATGTCTGAATTTTTATATTTACTTGCAGTAGCTACTATTAATATGGATCAGGGTAATTTTGATAATATTTTTGCTATTGATGTGGACAGTCCAGATAGTCCTGTAAGTTCCGGTTCTCTTGGAAACTTATATGATTATGCATCTGTTGCTCAGGCTATTGTTGATTTTATTAATCAAAATGGTAAAGCTCCAAATTCCATTAACTCTAACTTAGGGGATATTGGTTATGAAAATTTAATCTATGCCTTTGCTAGAGTAGTGGCTTACTATGGTAATAATGGAGTAATGCCAAATTATGTTGCAATTAAATCAGTCAGTACAATTGATGTTCCAGATAGTCCATTAAATAGTCCAAATACTATTACTAATTTAGATCCATACAAAGGTGCTACAACAAATTGTCAGGTAAATGATCCTGCAATTCAAAGTCTTGCTCAAAGTCTTACTGAAGGTATTACTGGTGAACTTGAAAAAGCAACTGCAATCTATAATTATGTTAGGGATAACATTAGGTATGCAACATATTGGGATACTGCTTATGGTGCAAAAGGTACTTTAGATAGAAAAATAGGAAACTGTTGTGATCAAGCTCACTTACTTTCAGCTCTTCTTAGAGCTTCTGGATTTGCTACTAGATATGTTCATGGAGTATGTTCATTTACTAGTGGTAGTACCTATGGACATGTTTGGGTTCAAGTATTAATTGGTGACACATGGGTTGTTGCAGATCCTACTAGTTCTAGAAACAGTCTTGGAGATGTAAATAATTGGAATAATTATGGATACACTTTGAATGGTTATTATGCTACTTTACCATTCTAA
- a CDS encoding phosphopantetheine adenylyltransferase has protein sequence MNTKKYKKVAVGGTFDKFHDGHKKLLETAFEIGNEIEIGVTSNEFGGRKGDIDSCKERMANLKSFFNDKSNFSVTPLNDPYGTTVFDEEFDAIVVSEETKPTAIEINEIRKNKGMLPLDIIVVHFVLAEDGVPISSTRIRCGEINKKGNILK, from the coding sequence ATGAATACTAAAAAATATAAGAAGGTTGCCGTTGGGGGCACTTTTGATAAATTTCATGATGGTCATAAAAAACTTTTAGAAACTGCTTTTGAGATTGGTAATGAAATTGAGATTGGAGTTACTTCTAATGAGTTTGGTGGCCGTAAAGGAGATATTGATTCTTGTAAAGAAAGAATGGCTAATTTAAAATCTTTTTTTAATGATAAATCTAATTTTTCCGTAACTCCTTTAAATGATCCTTATGGTACAACTGTATTTGATGAGGAATTTGATGCAATTGTTGTTAGTGAAGAAACTAAACCAACAGCTATTGAAATTAATGAAATAAGAAAAAATAAAGGGATGTTACCATTAGATATCATCGTTGTTCACTTTGTTTTAGCAGAAGATGGGGTTCCTATATCTTCTACTAGGATTAGGTGTGGTGAAATAAATAAAAAAGGAAATATATTAAAGTAA
- a CDS encoding indolepyruvate ferredoxin oxidoreductase subunit alpha, which translates to MAVKIDADKCGHIENCPVQGLCVKLCEQGALVEEDNDVKIIPEKCDDCDLCIQNCPNQAISRA; encoded by the coding sequence ATGGCAGTAAAAATCGACGCTGATAAATGTGGTCATATCGAAAATTGTCCTGTACAAGGATTATGTGTTAAATTATGTGAACAAGGTGCATTGGTTGAAGAAGATAATGATGTAAAGATTATTCCTGAAAAATGTGATGATTGTGATCTTTGCATTCAAAATTGTCCTAATCAAGCAATAAGCAGAGCATAG
- the fwdF gene encoding tungsten-dependent formylmethanofuran dehydrogenase subunit FwdF translates to MFTVERTGDEARVLTYKDDNCVACGICTNVCPTTSLRLGPVVPIARGLIEMDYLSVNSNTCVLCGLCSIACPFDSLSLTLDGEEIKELENYPKWDVESSINEEECMFCGRCYSACPNDAILYERSLPNRNNLVRGEISINEDDCIYCGFCDDICPAGAISVDADIKGDNYSIKLDESKCVYCKLCAKVCPEEAIKAVCTICMEADNIKIPSIKGNVFIVGDDCVYCSWCKEICPVDAVTITKPFEGSLSLVETDEAQCKGDSCHACQDVCPCNAVAIEDNKSVTNSTFCNLCGACVTACPQNIRELKRTSMKLTNINSEAWKDSLNNLIGK, encoded by the coding sequence ATGTTTACCGTCGAAAGAACTGGGGATGAAGCTCGTGTTCTAACTTATAAAGACGATAACTGTGTTGCTTGTGGTATTTGTACTAATGTATGTCCTACAACTTCCTTAAGATTAGGTCCAGTTGTTCCAATAGCTCGTGGCCTTATTGAAATGGATTATCTTTCAGTTAATTCAAATACCTGTGTTTTATGCGGTTTATGTTCAATTGCATGCCCATTTGATTCATTGTCTCTTACTCTTGATGGGGAAGAAATTAAAGAGTTGGAAAACTATCCTAAATGGGATGTTGAATCTTCTATTAATGAAGAGGAATGTATGTTCTGTGGTAGATGCTACTCTGCATGTCCAAATGATGCAATTCTTTATGAAAGAAGTCTTCCCAATAGGAATAATCTTGTAAGGGGAGAAATTTCTATTAATGAAGATGATTGTATTTATTGTGGCTTTTGTGATGATATTTGTCCAGCTGGTGCTATTTCAGTAGATGCAGATATTAAAGGAGATAACTACAGTATTAAATTAGATGAATCTAAATGTGTTTATTGTAAATTATGTGCTAAAGTTTGTCCTGAAGAAGCTATTAAAGCTGTATGTACCATCTGTATGGAAGCAGATAACATTAAAATTCCTTCAATTAAAGGGAATGTCTTCATTGTTGGAGATGACTGTGTATATTGTTCATGGTGTAAAGAAATTTGTCCTGTGGATGCTGTTACTATTACAAAACCATTTGAAGGTTCTCTTTCTTTAGTTGAAACTGATGAAGCTCAATGTAAAGGGGACTCCTGTCATGCTTGTCAAGATGTTTGTCCTTGTAATGCTGTTGCTATTGAAGATAATAAATCAGTTACCAATTCAACTTTCTGTAATCTATGTGGTGCATGTGTAACTGCATGTCCTCAAAATATAAGAGAATTAAAAAGAACTTCAATGAAGTTAACTAATATTAATTCTGAAGCTTGGAAAGATTCTTTAAACAATTTAATTGGAAAATAA
- a CDS encoding class III signal peptide-containing protein has product MDNSGQGSAELILIIGGLLIIILLVGNYIATIQETVHENLKKVLKKERNFIINKI; this is encoded by the coding sequence ATGGATAATTCCGGACAAGGAAGTGCAGAATTAATACTTATAATCGGTGGCCTCTTAATAATTATACTACTAGTAGGAAATTATATAGCGACCATTCAAGAAACAGTACATGAAAATTTAAAAAAAGTATTAAAAAAAGAAAGAAATTTCATTATAAATAAAATATAA
- a CDS encoding class III signal peptide-containing protein, with protein MNIKNIQNIDNSGQGAAEYILLFGGVIVIAIFALLIYRHYMERSENSLTAGDDIMDVRTSVDNNRTKWGE; from the coding sequence ATGAACATCAAAAACATACAAAACATAGACAATTCAGGACAAGGTGCCGCAGAATATATCCTATTATTTGGAGGAGTAATTGTAATAGCTATTTTCGCATTATTAATTTATAGACATTATATGGAAAGAAGTGAGAATAGTTTAACCGCAGGTGATGACATAATGGATGTTAGAACATCAGTAGATAATAATAGAACTAAATGGGGAGAATAA
- a CDS encoding metal-dependent hydrolase has protein sequence MEIRWLGHSAFEIITDENVKILIDPFISNNPTCPVPVEELKPDIILVTHGHADHLGDAMEISNLTQAPIAGTHELSLFLSKQGIRNISLNLGGSFVFRDIKFTMLEAKHSADIDIVEETAPGGIACGFLITFSDGTKIYHAGDTGLFGDMKTIIGEIYKPDIVLVPIGDKFTMGPFEAALATRWMNPKVVIPMHYNTFPPIEQDPLIFANFVSQLNPNIDVVILNPDEYFKYENENYKD, from the coding sequence ATGGAGATTAGATGGTTAGGTCATTCAGCTTTTGAGATTATAACTGATGAAAATGTTAAAATATTGATTGATCCATTTATTAGTAACAATCCTACTTGTCCTGTGCCTGTTGAAGAGTTAAAACCAGATATTATTCTTGTTACTCATGGACATGCAGATCATCTTGGAGATGCAATGGAAATTTCTAATTTAACTCAAGCTCCAATAGCTGGAACTCATGAATTATCCTTATTTTTATCAAAACAAGGAATTAGAAATATTTCTCTTAATCTAGGTGGTTCTTTTGTATTTAGAGATATTAAATTTACAATGTTAGAAGCAAAACACTCTGCTGATATTGATATTGTTGAAGAAACTGCACCTGGTGGTATTGCATGTGGATTTTTAATAACCTTCAGTGATGGAACTAAAATTTATCATGCTGGAGATACTGGATTATTTGGTGATATGAAAACTATTATTGGTGAAATTTACAAGCCGGATATTGTTTTAGTGCCAATTGGTGATAAATTTACTATGGGTCCTTTTGAAGCAGCTCTTGCAACAAGATGGATGAATCCTAAAGTAGTTATTCCAATGCATTATAATACTTTTCCACCAATAGAACAAGACCCATTAATTTTTGCTAATTTTGTAAGTCAATTAAATCCTAATATTGATGTGGTAATTTTAAATCCTGATGAATATTTTAAATATGAAAATGAGAATTATAAAGATTAA
- the rqcH gene encoding ribosome rescue protein RqcH — MKSMSNVDVFTISDELNKLLTGARVDKSFQPTNDIVVMRFHVAGKGRVDLVMQCGKRIHTSQYPLENPTNPPTFPMLLRKRLKGANVVSVTQHNFDRVVEIKVKKDKFYTIIVELFDKGNIILLDDENNIILPLKRKHWSTRDISSKREYIFPSERGINPITITEDELKELFANSDSDIVRTLATNGLGSLYAEEIILRANEFEDIDKNTPASELNEKEVNSLYKGLKSIFDELTNENYTPQIVKGEKEDVVPIDLIQYKDFEKETYETFDEACDEFYSKKVNSDIKNIKEAAWNKKVNKFEKRLHLQEETVANFEETIETCQNKGEVIYSNYTIIENLANVVNQARSKDYSFKEIGKTLKKAKKDGLKEAETYESIDKLGNLTLKIDDTSININPKLTIPENAEIYYEKAKKAKRKIKGALIAIENTKKQLEKIKAKKDIAMENISVPKKRVKKNLKWYEKLRWFISSDNILVIGGRDANTNESVVKKYLDNNDIYLHADIHGATSIAIKLEGNEVNENTLKESASFAASFSSAWSKGFSTQDVFWVHPEQVSKTPEAGEFLPKGSFVIRGNRHYIRSAKVQIAIGIVDYEGKRIMAGPVDALEAHCENYVVLKPGYTKKEAIAKKVLHKINENDLLTLDDVIRVLPSGKCDIDTEYHQRKKYEN, encoded by the coding sequence ATGAAATCAATGTCCAATGTAGATGTTTTCACAATAAGCGATGAATTAAATAAATTATTAACAGGTGCTAGGGTAGATAAATCTTTTCAACCTACCAATGATATTGTTGTTATGAGATTCCATGTTGCTGGAAAAGGAAGGGTGGATTTAGTAATGCAATGTGGAAAACGTATACATACAAGCCAATACCCCTTAGAAAATCCTACTAATCCTCCAACTTTTCCAATGCTTCTAAGAAAAAGATTAAAAGGGGCAAATGTTGTAAGTGTAACCCAACATAATTTTGATCGTGTTGTTGAAATTAAAGTGAAAAAAGATAAATTTTACACAATAATTGTTGAATTATTTGATAAAGGAAATATAATCCTTTTAGATGATGAAAATAATATTATTCTACCATTAAAAAGGAAACACTGGAGTACAAGAGATATTAGCTCTAAAAGAGAGTACATATTTCCAAGTGAAAGAGGAATCAACCCAATTACAATTACTGAGGATGAATTAAAAGAATTATTTGCAAATTCAGATAGTGATATTGTACGTACACTAGCTACCAATGGTCTTGGAAGTTTATATGCTGAAGAAATTATTTTAAGGGCAAATGAATTTGAGGATATTGATAAAAATACACCTGCAAGTGAATTAAATGAAAAAGAAGTTAACAGTTTATACAAAGGACTCAAATCTATTTTTGATGAATTAACAAATGAAAATTACACCCCTCAAATTGTCAAAGGTGAAAAAGAAGATGTTGTACCTATAGATTTAATCCAATACAAAGATTTTGAAAAGGAAACTTATGAAACCTTTGATGAAGCTTGTGATGAATTCTACTCTAAAAAAGTAAACAGTGATATTAAAAACATCAAAGAAGCAGCTTGGAATAAAAAAGTAAATAAGTTTGAAAAAAGATTGCATTTACAAGAAGAAACAGTTGCTAATTTTGAAGAGACAATTGAAACATGTCAAAATAAAGGAGAAGTAATCTATTCTAATTACACAATAATTGAAAACTTAGCAAATGTTGTAAACCAAGCAAGAAGTAAGGACTACTCTTTTAAAGAAATTGGCAAAACTTTGAAAAAAGCTAAAAAAGATGGATTAAAAGAAGCAGAAACTTACGAATCAATTGACAAATTAGGCAATTTAACCTTAAAAATAGATGATACAAGCATAAATATAAATCCAAAGTTAACAATTCCTGAAAATGCTGAAATATACTATGAAAAAGCTAAAAAAGCTAAAAGAAAAATAAAAGGTGCATTAATAGCTATTGAAAATACTAAAAAACAGCTTGAAAAGATTAAAGCTAAAAAGGACATTGCAATGGAGAACATTTCAGTTCCTAAAAAGAGAGTTAAAAAGAATTTGAAATGGTATGAAAAATTAAGATGGTTCATATCCTCAGATAACATTCTTGTAATTGGAGGGCGTGATGCAAACACCAATGAAAGTGTTGTAAAAAAATATTTAGACAATAATGATATTTATTTACATGCAGATATACATGGTGCAACATCAATTGCTATTAAACTAGAAGGTAATGAAGTAAATGAAAATACTCTAAAAGAATCAGCTAGTTTTGCAGCATCATTTTCATCTGCTTGGTCAAAAGGTTTCTCAACACAGGACGTATTTTGGGTCCATCCAGAGCAAGTATCAAAAACTCCAGAAGCAGGAGAATTTTTACCAAAAGGATCTTTTGTAATAAGAGGAAACCGCCATTACATAAGAAGTGCAAAAGTTCAAATAGCTATTGGAATTGTGGATTATGAAGGAAAAAGAATAATGGCAGGACCCGTAGATGCTTTAGAAGCACATTGTGAAAATTATGTTGTCTTAAAACCAGGATATACAAAAAAAGAAGCAATAGCTAAAAAAGTATTACATAAAATAAATGAAAATGACTTATTAACACTAGATGATGTAATAAGGGTTTTACCTTCTGGAAAATGTGATATTGACACTGAATATCATCAAAGAAAAAAATATGAGAATTAA
- a CDS encoding EMC6-like membrane protein — MDTTVKVTSIHVIFGIVAAAISFIFSTGWIGFKNDVFAGILPFIILYFVGQFTQKLFGDEVSGFSQWLWDGILPFGFMWIIAFTVLYNYIPF, encoded by the coding sequence ATGGACACTACTGTTAAAGTTACAAGCATTCATGTAATATTTGGTATTGTGGCTGCAGCTATTTCATTTATCTTTTCCACTGGTTGGATTGGGTTTAAAAATGATGTTTTTGCAGGAATTTTGCCTTTTATAATTTTATACTTTGTAGGCCAATTTACTCAAAAATTATTTGGTGATGAAGTAAGTGGATTCTCCCAATGGTTGTGGGATGGAATTTTACCATTTGGATTCATGTGGATTATTGCATTCACAGTTCTTTATAATTACATTCCATTTTAA
- a CDS encoding DUF2070 family protein → MSSMSSVAGLSKYITTLPKTKNSILTIIFISFISGALIFLIGNEYPYGIIEKILYGGSFGFGVLGISSIISGGIDQRGIDSLHGINLKTKHSMFLSLLSMTFISAILIIGTIIGALFHANVFINCLLFGCVLIFGLNTLILWSVTKISFRRSAMIGTIQPLLILAMYVLVSYFSSYSPIIDSSLGSMILKVIVGSVIFILAIYSFITVVESPMKKNLGIGILDLLSLFIAHMNEGSKSLESLFDNMGEPISTVVTFISFRTKKGIKSLFVSPSVHPGPLGDIGGSNMPTILAERFNHFTMIAHGPSTHDFNPVATRELDKIESAIKTGLEKVEYSPKATLFKRYKEEKANIGVQFFNKGMVILSTFAPEGSDDIEFGVGLTMMTQSKSRCKVQDSIIVDCHNSFTPESGGVLPGNDEVFEIITAIDKIDLENEYYDIKVGCYENPMNDLGKNEGVGESGIKTMVIEVANQKTAYILFDSNNMEIGFRAEIIDTVKELGIDEVEVMTTDTHSVNTISRGYNPIGLTKRPEITEYIKESVIKAIDDLEEVEVGTGTEKIENLKTFGPTNSTELISTISSIVAVSKIIAPVLFISAIIIVIIWIFYT, encoded by the coding sequence ATGTCAAGTATGAGCAGTGTAGCAGGGTTATCTAAATATATAACAACCCTCCCTAAAACAAAAAACTCCATTTTAACTATTATTTTCATAAGTTTCATAAGTGGAGCATTGATTTTTCTCATTGGAAATGAATATCCTTATGGAATAATAGAAAAAATATTATATGGTGGTTCTTTTGGATTTGGAGTTCTTGGAATTAGTTCAATAATAAGTGGAGGAATTGATCAACGTGGAATTGATTCTTTGCATGGAATTAACCTTAAAACAAAACATTCAATGTTTCTTTCACTACTTTCAATGACATTTATTTCTGCTATACTAATCATAGGTACTATAATTGGAGCACTATTCCACGCTAATGTATTCATAAACTGTTTACTTTTTGGATGTGTCTTAATTTTTGGATTAAACACATTAATACTCTGGAGTGTTACAAAAATAAGTTTTAGAAGGTCTGCAATGATTGGTACTATCCAGCCATTGTTAATTTTAGCTATGTATGTTTTAGTGTCTTACTTTTCATCATACAGTCCAATTATAGATTCCAGTTTAGGTTCAATGATACTAAAAGTAATTGTAGGAAGCGTAATCTTTATTTTAGCTATTTATTCATTTATTACAGTAGTAGAATCCCCAATGAAGAAAAATCTAGGAATTGGAATTCTTGATTTATTAAGCTTATTTATTGCACATATGAATGAAGGATCAAAATCTTTAGAATCCTTATTTGACAACATGGGAGAACCAATTAGTACTGTTGTAACTTTCATAAGTTTTAGAACTAAAAAAGGAATAAAATCATTATTTGTTAGTCCTTCAGTACATCCAGGTCCTTTAGGAGATATTGGTGGTTCAAACATGCCTACAATATTGGCAGAACGTTTTAATCACTTTACAATGATAGCACATGGTCCTTCAACACATGATTTTAATCCAGTTGCTACCCGTGAACTTGATAAAATTGAAAGTGCAATAAAAACAGGCCTTGAAAAAGTGGAATACTCCCCTAAAGCAACTTTATTCAAAAGATATAAAGAAGAAAAAGCAAATATTGGTGTTCAATTCTTCAATAAGGGAATGGTTATTTTATCTACTTTTGCACCTGAGGGAAGTGATGACATTGAATTTGGTGTGGGTCTTACAATGATGACTCAAAGTAAAAGTAGATGTAAGGTTCAAGATTCTATAATTGTTGATTGCCATAATTCATTCACTCCAGAAAGTGGAGGAGTTTTACCTGGAAATGATGAAGTATTCGAGATAATTACAGCTATTGATAAAATAGATCTTGAGAATGAATACTATGACATAAAAGTAGGATGTTATGAAAATCCAATGAATGATTTAGGTAAAAATGAAGGTGTTGGAGAAAGTGGAATAAAAACAATGGTTATAGAAGTTGCAAATCAAAAAACTGCATATATCCTATTTGATTCAAATAATATGGAAATAGGATTTAGAGCAGAAATAATAGATACTGTAAAAGAACTAGGTATTGATGAAGTAGAAGTAATGACTACAGATACTCATTCAGTAAATACTATTTCAAGAGGATACAACCCTATTGGTTTAACAAAAAGACCTGAAATCACTGAATATATAAAAGAAAGTGTTATAAAAGCTATTGATGATTTAGAAGAAGTAGAAGTTGGAACAGGAACTGAAAAAATAGAGAACTTAAAGACTTTTGGTCCAACCAATTCAACAGAATTAATTTCAACCATTAGTTCAATAGTTGCTGTTAGTAAAATTATAGCTCCTGTACTTTTTATATCTGCAATAATAATTGTAATAATTTGGATTTTTTATACTTAA